From the genome of Acaryochloris sp. CCMEE 5410, one region includes:
- a CDS encoding leucine-rich repeat domain-containing protein, whose protein sequence is MSQIRKFSQGIVVLVVLATALCHEADRKDVVVLANPVQKNSTHLAQSQLPKDVQNYFEAQHRIQVAQETQASELDLSGLSLTQVPIAIMQLTKLQSLNLSGNKMSSLPPEILWLTKLQSLNLSSNQLSSLPPGIGQLTKLQTLDLRGNKLSSLPVEIEKLRQSTKITVEGNPLPPHILEQYEPR, encoded by the coding sequence ATGTCACAGATCAGGAAATTCTCTCAAGGAATAGTGGTGCTCGTAGTTCTGGCGACTGCGCTATGCCATGAAGCGGACAGAAAGGATGTTGTTGTACTGGCAAATCCAGTTCAAAAGAATTCTACGCATCTAGCGCAATCACAACTACCCAAAGATGTTCAAAACTATTTTGAAGCCCAGCATCGAATTCAAGTGGCACAAGAGACACAGGCATCTGAATTAGATTTAAGCGGGCTATCACTCACCCAAGTACCAATAGCAATCATGCAGCTTACCAAGCTACAATCGCTAAACCTGTCGGGTAACAAAATGAGTAGCTTACCGCCAGAAATCCTATGGCTTACCAAACTGCAATCGCTAAACCTGTCGAGTAACCAACTGAGTAGCTTGCCACCAGGAATTGGACAGCTTACCAAGCTACAAACCCTAGATCTCCGGGGCAATAAGCTGAGTAGCTTGCCAGTAGAGATAGAGAAGCTGCGTCAATCAACAAAGATAACTGTGGAGGGCAACCCATTACCCCCTCATATTCTTGAGCAATATGAACCTCGTTGA
- a CDS encoding DUF4145 domain-containing protein, whose product MNKVFQKRFDELEAQIAQVEASKSIQEGGVFGNEYVDDDLLLSWIVKVKNLLSKVCGEESQHFKQFEKSEDIDYSTNYNIFKSLKAVFFAAKEDFEGGYLLSVKTLVQAEVFDSELEQAEELLRGGYYTAAAVIAGVVLETALRELCDREGIPHGKLDKMNADLAKAGVYNKLVQKQITALSDIRNSAAHGKSSEFTQQDVINMIRDVFQFLANHLAS is encoded by the coding sequence TTGAACAAAGTTTTCCAGAAACGTTTTGATGAGTTGGAGGCTCAAATAGCACAGGTTGAAGCTTCTAAATCCATACAGGAAGGAGGAGTGTTCGGAAATGAATACGTTGATGATGACCTTTTACTAAGCTGGATTGTCAAAGTCAAGAATTTATTATCAAAAGTTTGCGGTGAAGAATCTCAACATTTTAAGCAATTCGAGAAAAGTGAAGATATAGACTATTCGACAAACTACAATATCTTTAAAAGTCTAAAAGCGGTATTTTTTGCAGCTAAAGAAGATTTTGAGGGTGGTTATCTTTTGTCTGTGAAGACACTTGTTCAGGCAGAAGTTTTCGATTCAGAGCTTGAACAAGCGGAGGAGTTATTGCGCGGAGGTTACTATACAGCCGCTGCTGTCATCGCAGGGGTTGTGCTAGAAACAGCATTGCGAGAGCTGTGTGATAGAGAAGGTATTCCACATGGCAAACTAGATAAGATGAATGCTGACTTAGCTAAAGCTGGTGTGTACAACAAGCTTGTTCAAAAGCAAATAACTGCATTGTCAGATATACGAAATAGTGCGGCTCATGGTAAATCTAGTGAGTTTACGCAGCAAGATGTGATCAATATGATTAGAGATGTATTCCAGTTTCTTGCAAACCATCTGGCAAGTTGA
- a CDS encoding RelA/SpoT domain-containing protein yields the protein MAWIEPEYSKKTVSRAGDKLLAEGTSEEEYLTALNIINNWRSSHAFPLTTVQTFLRSKASKIDRNALIAQRLKRVPSILGKLKRFDKMRLHRMQDIGGCRAVVSDSQKVYKLRDNFVNSRTRNELLKQNDYIKFPKESGYRGIHLIYKYCGTKKHIYSGHIIEVQIRTRIQHAWATSVEIIGIFLKESLKSSQGPKEWLRFFELVGILFSCLENCIPENFSDNQIQSIREEATFLAIKLGVIEKLQAFSVSTKHIGTQNKKSGYFLLLLKTEERMMSISHYNNRDLPIATNHYLDLERQHNNNNSVDVVLVSAKSVRSLRIAYPNYFADSRVFLEKLNLAFNYK from the coding sequence ATGGCCTGGATCGAACCTGAATATAGCAAGAAGACTGTTAGTAGAGCAGGAGATAAATTATTAGCTGAAGGAACTTCAGAAGAAGAATATTTGACTGCCCTAAATATTATCAATAATTGGCGTTCTTCTCATGCTTTCCCGCTAACAACTGTACAAACATTTTTGCGCTCAAAGGCTAGTAAAATTGATAGGAACGCTTTAATTGCACAGAGGTTAAAGAGGGTTCCGTCAATCTTAGGAAAATTAAAGCGTTTTGATAAAATGCGACTTCACCGAATGCAAGATATTGGTGGATGCCGAGCAGTGGTTTCAGACTCCCAAAAAGTTTATAAACTTCGCGATAATTTTGTCAATAGTCGTACAAGGAATGAGCTTTTAAAACAAAACGATTACATTAAATTTCCAAAAGAATCTGGATATCGTGGTATCCATCTAATTTATAAATACTGTGGTACTAAGAAACATATTTATAGCGGCCACATAATCGAAGTTCAGATAAGGACTCGTATACAACATGCCTGGGCAACTTCTGTTGAAATTATAGGTATCTTTCTAAAAGAATCTCTGAAATCAAGCCAAGGGCCAAAAGAATGGCTGCGTTTTTTTGAATTAGTGGGGATCCTTTTTTCGTGTCTAGAAAATTGTATTCCTGAAAATTTCAGCGATAATCAGATTCAGTCTATTCGTGAAGAGGCTACTTTTCTTGCAATTAAGCTTGGTGTAATTGAAAAGCTCCAAGCTTTCTCTGTATCCACTAAACATATTGGAACTCAAAATAAAAAGTCTGGATATTTTCTGCTATTGCTTAAAACTGAGGAGCGGATGATGAGTATTAGTCATTACAATAATCGAGACTTACCAATTGCAACTAATCATTATCTAGATTTAGAAAGACAACACAATAATAATAACAGTGTAGATGTTGTACTTGTTTCGGCTAAGTCAGTGAGAAGTTTACGTATTGCCTATCCAAACTATTTTGCGGATTCTAGGGTATTTTTAGAAAAATTGAATTTAGCATTCAATTATAAATGA
- a CDS encoding DUF4157 domain-containing protein produces the protein MKTHLYAHKRRASQSMCTFVPRPTEVQSSVQPPQIQARSNEEGLAEHAERLKKFQRLGSSMIQMGPPRLDNDQTNSIQPKPWIQRKLTLGEPGDKYELEADRVASQVVQQINTPAFTQSNLRQLIQREKDLERKMQANCFKAVIQRQQAITGGEASPDLESAIHRAKGSGQPLDAGLQQSMGQAMGIDFSNVRVHTDAQSDQLNQSIQAKAFTTGQDVFFRSGAYQPGNRGGQELIAHELTHVVQQNRSLISSKAAESKQLQTDSSSEPAAGKEQLKFRRQLDNEKTDKTVSDLTTDQNQENRISVMNLGGVVLGVDKPIIQRQSEGENIREDYPLPKIEKEFFDFGEKHKIFVVKHGVNYELMIASTPQLLKDYIAKKLRDERNEEKKNQLNAINGKIEQYNQVSSGYKESLGKRLKKLMKSAVENMSNVGVGMDDNKFDYIPPPTKVTWGPTQDMGNHKVGTKMTANPLSINPGKLSGSEPSSNYGKHYVKGHLLNHHLHGKAKDENLTPMTYALNKAFESQVESYLKQAILSENRVFKFEVQVYGMDGGVPKGITFEAVELEPDNDDWRVKDDGGKVKGDLDQKGQGNVTDENGNKVEPDQSADSALLENFLENNPALESEELKNIRDEFKKIQREWTADFGKYLRDILNDIVQGLVRLYPDEKKVFPKSDITYGATKKFKNNDNQKFMGFSDEHGTWMEAKILSINPGESYGFEPETQRWGKYVQGHLLNHHLHGPAESRNLLPMTSSLNTDMEKKIESKAKKMVLEENQVVFYKVWTEDDQQIDEPIELGKTISNESEMNPSTPEQNLFTEYGEAKEQYEIAKQQLIEEDENETVEQKQERMKKKREFDEISNTVKEKEDTLYEDYEEQSEKYRKLESYSLPTKLKARLYKLKLKENVDGTRQEVINKRSNWKKDGPIINYTGVNSIAYKANKKKDENKWK, from the coding sequence ATGAAAACTCATCTATACGCTCATAAGAGACGAGCTTCCCAGTCTATGTGTACCTTTGTTCCTCGACCTACTGAAGTTCAGTCATCAGTGCAACCTCCGCAGATACAGGCAAGGTCTAATGAAGAGGGCTTAGCTGAACATGCTGAGCGATTGAAGAAGTTTCAGCGGCTGGGTAGTTCAATGATACAAATGGGTCCACCCAGACTTGATAACGATCAGACCAATTCAATACAACCCAAACCTTGGATTCAGAGGAAGCTAACACTTGGAGAACCTGGAGATAAATATGAACTGGAAGCAGATCGGGTTGCCTCTCAAGTGGTTCAGCAAATCAATACCCCTGCTTTTACTCAATCAAATCTAAGGCAGTTGATTCAGCGCGAGAAAGACTTAGAAAGGAAAATGCAAGCGAATTGCTTTAAAGCTGTCATCCAGCGACAGCAAGCAATAACAGGTGGAGAAGCATCGCCGGATTTAGAGTCTGCAATCCATAGGGCGAAGGGCAGCGGACAGCCCTTGGATGCAGGATTGCAGCAGTCAATGGGTCAGGCGATGGGGATAGATTTTAGTAATGTGAGAGTTCATACAGATGCCCAGTCAGATCAGTTGAATCAATCGATTCAGGCGAAGGCATTTACGACAGGGCAAGATGTCTTTTTTCGGTCAGGAGCTTATCAGCCCGGAAATCGAGGGGGGCAGGAGTTGATTGCCCATGAGTTGACCCATGTGGTGCAGCAGAATAGAAGTTTGATATCTAGCAAAGCCGCAGAGTCAAAGCAACTACAGACTGATTCATCGAGTGAACCAGCGGCTGGTAAAGAGCAATTAAAATTTCGACGACAGTTGGATAATGAGAAAACTGACAAAACAGTAAGTGATTTAACCACAGATCAGAATCAAGAAAACAGAATATCAGTGATGAATTTGGGTGGTGTAGTACTGGGTGTTGATAAACCGATCATCCAAAGACAGTCAGAGGGAGAAAACATACGTGAAGATTACCCGTTACCAAAAATAGAGAAAGAGTTTTTTGATTTTGGTGAAAAACATAAAATCTTTGTAGTAAAGCATGGAGTGAATTACGAGCTAATGATAGCCAGTACTCCACAACTGCTTAAAGACTATATTGCAAAGAAGTTGAGAGATGAGCGGAATGAAGAAAAGAAGAATCAATTGAATGCAATTAACGGAAAAATTGAGCAGTATAACCAAGTATCCAGCGGTTATAAAGAAAGTCTTGGGAAGCGGCTAAAAAAACTTATGAAAAGTGCCGTTGAGAATATGAGCAATGTTGGAGTTGGTATGGATGATAATAAGTTCGACTACATACCACCCCCAACGAAAGTTACCTGGGGGCCTACCCAAGATATGGGTAACCATAAAGTTGGCACAAAGATGACGGCCAACCCACTGAGTATCAATCCAGGTAAACTGAGTGGCTCTGAACCCAGTTCCAATTATGGAAAGCATTATGTCAAAGGGCATTTACTCAATCATCACCTTCATGGTAAAGCAAAAGATGAGAACTTGACCCCAATGACTTATGCATTGAACAAAGCATTTGAGTCACAAGTCGAGAGCTACTTAAAGCAAGCGATTCTTTCTGAGAATAGAGTATTTAAATTTGAAGTCCAGGTCTATGGAATGGATGGAGGTGTGCCTAAAGGTATCACCTTTGAAGCCGTAGAACTAGAACCAGATAACGATGATTGGAGAGTAAAAGATGATGGTGGCAAGGTAAAAGGTGATTTGGACCAAAAAGGGCAGGGTAATGTTACGGACGAAAATGGCAACAAAGTCGAACCCGACCAAAGTGCTGATTCTGCGCTTTTGGAGAATTTCCTTGAGAACAATCCCGCTTTAGAAAGTGAAGAGCTAAAGAATATCAGGGACGAGTTCAAGAAAATCCAGAGAGAATGGACGGCTGATTTTGGTAAATATCTGCGAGATATCTTGAATGATATTGTTCAAGGTTTAGTAAGGCTTTACCCCGATGAGAAGAAAGTTTTCCCTAAATCAGATATTACCTATGGAGCGACAAAAAAATTTAAAAACAATGATAATCAGAAATTTATGGGATTTTCTGATGAGCATGGTACTTGGATGGAGGCTAAAATCCTTAGCATAAATCCAGGAGAGAGCTATGGTTTTGAACCGGAGACACAGAGGTGGGGGAAGTATGTTCAAGGCCATTTACTAAACCATCATTTGCATGGTCCAGCCGAGTCAAGGAATCTCTTGCCAATGACCAGTAGCCTAAATACTGACATGGAAAAGAAAATAGAGAGTAAGGCGAAGAAGATGGTATTAGAAGAGAATCAGGTCGTTTTCTACAAAGTTTGGACTGAAGATGATCAACAAATAGATGAACCGATAGAACTGGGTAAAACAATTTCTAACGAGTCTGAGATGAATCCGAGTACACCGGAACAAAATCTGTTTACTGAATATGGGGAAGCGAAAGAACAGTATGAGATAGCAAAGCAGCAGTTAATAGAAGAGGATGAAAATGAAACAGTAGAACAAAAGCAAGAAAGAATGAAAAAGAAAAGAGAGTTTGATGAAATATCTAATACCGTAAAAGAAAAGGAAGATACTTTATACGAAGACTATGAGGAGCAGTCAGAAAAGTATCGAAAACTAGAGTCATATAGTTTACCAACAAAGCTTAAGGCCAGACTTTATAAACTAAAATTAAAAGAAAATGTTGATGGTACAAGACAAGAAGTCATCAATAAACGGTCTAATTGGAAAAAAGATGGGCCAATAATTAATTATACAGGTGTAAATAGTATTGCTTATAAGGCAAATAAGAAGAAGGATGAAAATAAATGGAAATAG
- a CDS encoding DUF5958 family protein: MLTDSELQLNRIAQGLVKESEGILWFEGLLPVQRQQVLIDLARMCDQSHPRNDEVSKAIAYAQLKPTFTPCILLKSANPPEKGLYKIIALPESEQIKSFRLLIALFAISDARRREAHCKDGCSHEWHNLDSL, from the coding sequence ATGCTGACTGACTCGGAATTACAACTAAATCGAATCGCTCAGGGGCTAGTCAAGGAATCAGAAGGTATTTTATGGTTTGAGGGGCTTTTACCAGTTCAGCGCCAACAAGTTCTTATTGATCTTGCACGAATGTGTGACCAGTCCCATCCTCGAAACGATGAGGTTTCGAAAGCAATTGCCTATGCTCAACTAAAGCCCACGTTCACGCCTTGTATCCTGCTTAAATCAGCTAATCCACCAGAGAAAGGTCTATATAAAATCATTGCCCTTCCAGAGTCAGAGCAGATAAAGTCCTTCCGCTTACTGATTGCACTCTTTGCGATCTCTGATGCCCGACGTCGTGAAGCTCATTGTAAAGACGGCTGTTCGCATGAGTGGCATAACCTCGATTCACTCTAA
- a CDS encoding DUF2004 domain-containing protein: MQLAQKYLNNLAKDDDLVVVYFEIHQDLMEDYGLRLEIGTLVLTRVGIYPSNEWFSVFDFTFPNDLSDRFLSVALNQDGSLIDITHES, from the coding sequence ATGCAGCTTGCACAGAAATATCTAAATAACTTGGCTAAGGATGATGATTTAGTAGTTGTATATTTTGAGATCCATCAGGACTTAATGGAAGACTATGGACTGAGATTAGAGATTGGGACACTTGTCTTAACAAGAGTAGGGATCTATCCAAGTAATGAGTGGTTCTCAGTTTTTGACTTCACCTTCCCGAACGATCTGAGCGATAGATTCCTGTCTGTTGCGCTAAATCAAGATGGCTCTCTAATTGACATCACCCATGAAAGCTAA